The Triticum dicoccoides isolate Atlit2015 ecotype Zavitan chromosome 6A, WEW_v2.0, whole genome shotgun sequence genome has a window encoding:
- the LOC119318564 gene encoding uncharacterized protein LOC119318564, producing the protein MKLNRCGRGRRDSGTGAANGGSLSELPAEVQACNGDKLRELPADLEAGNRDRLSELPADLLLNILERVGTLDAVKTCILSKKMQKLPTMLSQIVIDLSTDDLVRIHTVVANVTNKILNARSSKITIRKLKLKFFLSPSHCLSIGKCVGLAMADQKVDSAEFEILTPRNGHLCTETYRLLFAQQFNDFFRDCPDAFAGLTGLHLQYMRFGESDITNILSYCKQLESLSLFMCDEGVSSVMRVEHARLVELVISHCEFKTVELTFLPKLQRMTFNSWPSCAEHPLALGFVPELLKLSLAKACFSHKTLKLSQLLANVLSVNDLSLEFRSEKIWIRPESPKVLSPWLAKLRFVNLDNLPEECDIAWTMFLLEAAPFVVEFCIMVWDHKCHMESQKSYSEKTDVKWEPSDPDFKHKNLAKLTIYGFQSDDNFTGHIRRVMAAAVNIKEVSLHDRKVCKVCAVKFPHVEVRPSSYPRTSDEKDLLRNKITETLSKASPAVIHFCS; encoded by the exons ATGAAGCTTAATAGGTGTGGCCGCGGCAGACGTGAT TCGGGGACAGGAGCTGCTAATGGGGGCTCGCTAAGCGAGCTGCCTGCTGAAGTACAAGCTTGTAATGGGGACAAGCTAAGGGAGCTGCCTGCTGACTTAGAAGCAGGCAATAGGGACAGGCTAAGCGAGCTGCCTGCTGATTTGCTGCTTAACATTCTGGAGAGGGTGGGTACGCTCGATGCTGTAAAAACCTGCATACTTTCCAAAAAAATGCAGAAGCTGCCCACTATGCTCTCGCAGATCGTGATTGATCTTAGCACTGATGACTTGGTCCGAATTCACACCGTCGTGGCCAATGTTACGAACAAGATCCTCAATGCAAGGTCTTCGAAGATCACCATTCGTAAGCTGAAGCTCAAATTCTTTTTGAGTCCTTCTCACTGTCTCTCCATCGGCAAATGTGTTGGCCTCGCCATGGCGGACCAGAAAGTGGACTCAGCCGAGTTTGAGATCTTGACGCCCAGGAATGGTCATCTTTGCACCGAAACCTACCGCCTGCTCTTTGCTCAGCAGTTCAATGATTTTTTTCGTGATTGTCCAGACGCATTTGCTGGCCTCACGGGGCTGCATCTACAATACATGAGGTTTGGTGAATCAGACATAACCAACATCCTAAGCTATTGCAAGCAGCTGGAGTCACTATCTTTGTTCATGTGTGACGAGGGGGTCTCTTCGGTGATGCGTGTAGAACACGCACGACTCGTGGAGCTTGTTATCTCCCATTGTGAATTCAAAACAGTGGAGCTCACCTTTCTACCAAAGCTCCAGCGGATGACCTTTAATAGTTGGCCCTCCTGTGCTGAACATCCCTTGGCTCTTGGTTTTGTCCCTGAGCTTTTGAAGCTGAGCCTTGCTAAGGCATGTTTTTCACACAAGACACTCAAGCTAAGCCAGCTGCTTGCTAATGTCCTCTCCGTAAACGATCTATCCCTAGAATTTCGAAGTGAAAAG ATTTGGATTCGACCAGAATCCCCGAAAGTGCTTTCACCTTGGCTTGCCAAACTACGGTTTGTGAATCTGGACAATCTTCCCGAAGAATGTGATATTGCCTGGACAATGTTCCTTCTTGAAGCTGCACCGTTTGTGGTGGAGTTTTGCATCATGGTATGGGATCATAAGTGCCACATGGAGTCACAAAAAAGTTACTCCGAGAAAACTGATGTGAAGTGGGAGCCATCTGACCCTGATTTCAAGCATAAGAATCTAGCCAAGCTAACCATATATGGCTTTCAGTCCGATGACAACTTCACAGGACACATCAGGCGTGTCATGGCGGCGGCTGTGAATATCAAGGAGGTATCTCTGCATGACAGGAAGGTGTGCAAGGTTTGCGCCGTCAAGTTTCCTCATGTTGAGGTTCGTCCTTCGAGTTATCCACGGACCAGCGATGAGAAGGATTTGTTGAGAAATAAGATCACAGAGACGTTGTCGAAGGCTTCTCCTGCTGTGATTCACTTCTGCTCATAA